The Anoxybacillus flavithermus genome has a segment encoding these proteins:
- a CDS encoding alpha-amylase/pullulanase: MKKVIATLLSLLLIFSSFPAWAAGVTVSTDKSSYVRGEKVNIFGNVQRKGTKPTLTVRGPNQSVEYTYQWNDNEMSNDGTVQTFFTLKDNATYGTYTVTLKASSGEATTTFVVEEPKKEKVIELTAEFNASSYVEGDTVTVSGVVKEDGKALSTNVQVTWLKNGTTLKQENVFSNSNGQYTNTFRVIETGSYTVKVEALGKVVEKSFSVSAAPTPSPVPSPSPSPSPTPKPSPQPAPSKGEEVDEMVRQQLQSSTSVVMVHVEKEASVSVGTIGEIIKANKPLAIESNGATIAISPAVLQSFSARSNVMVTVTPVQKGEAYRAYDFSIQVDGKKYDKLFERPIEIRMNVGKQVKNVDYTAAYYWNESTKQWEYVGGALEGEEWVVSVSHFSTYAVIEQFKTFVDVNKHWAKTYVESLASRMILKGMKENEFVPNGHVTRAEFAVLLARALHLPKTTYKGTFTDVNEKLSWAVAEIEAASAAGIVRGSEGRFDPYAPITREQMATMIVRAIQYKNKGVLDRVKENDVSFADASTISPYAREDVRLATQLQIIDGKIQSGQRFFKPKDKATRAEAAKMLYKMLRLLHE, from the coding sequence ATGAAAAAAGTCATTGCAACACTATTAAGTCTACTGCTTATCTTCTCCTCTTTTCCTGCATGGGCGGCAGGGGTTACTGTATCGACAGATAAATCTTCTTATGTGCGGGGAGAAAAGGTGAATATCTTTGGAAATGTACAAAGAAAAGGAACGAAGCCGACATTAACTGTACGAGGTCCTAATCAATCGGTTGAGTACACATATCAATGGAATGATAACGAGATGAGTAATGACGGCACGGTGCAGACATTTTTTACACTAAAAGACAATGCAACGTATGGTACATATACCGTCACGTTAAAAGCGAGTAGCGGGGAAGCAACGACGACATTTGTCGTGGAAGAGCCGAAAAAAGAAAAAGTCATTGAATTGACTGCTGAATTCAACGCTTCTTCTTATGTAGAGGGCGATACAGTCACTGTCTCGGGAGTAGTCAAAGAAGATGGGAAAGCACTAAGTACGAATGTACAAGTGACGTGGTTAAAAAACGGAACAACATTAAAGCAAGAAAATGTGTTTTCAAATAGTAATGGGCAATATACAAATACATTTCGGGTCATTGAAACAGGCTCCTATACGGTCAAAGTCGAGGCGTTAGGGAAAGTAGTAGAAAAAAGTTTTTCTGTTTCGGCGGCACCAACACCGAGCCCAGTGCCATCACCAAGTCCAAGTCCAAGTCCGACGCCTAAACCGTCTCCACAACCTGCTCCGTCAAAAGGAGAGGAAGTAGATGAAATGGTACGTCAGCAGTTGCAATCATCTACATCGGTCGTGATGGTTCACGTGGAAAAGGAAGCTTCTGTTTCTGTAGGAACGATTGGAGAGATCATCAAAGCAAACAAACCTTTAGCGATTGAATCAAATGGTGCAACGATTGCCATTTCACCTGCCGTATTGCAATCGTTTAGTGCTCGCTCCAACGTAATGGTTACCGTAACACCTGTACAAAAAGGTGAAGCGTATCGAGCATATGATTTTTCTATTCAAGTAGATGGAAAAAAATATGATAAATTGTTTGAAAGGCCAATTGAAATTCGTATGAACGTTGGTAAACAAGTAAAAAATGTTGACTACACAGCGGCATATTACTGGAATGAAAGCACGAAACAATGGGAATATGTTGGCGGGGCATTAGAAGGAGAAGAATGGGTTGTATCTGTATCTCATTTTTCCACATATGCGGTCATCGAGCAATTTAAAACGTTTGTAGATGTGAACAAGCATTGGGCAAAGACGTATGTGGAATCGTTAGCATCACGGATGATTCTTAAAGGAATGAAAGAAAATGAGTTTGTTCCAAATGGACATGTGACACGTGCAGAGTTTGCTGTATTACTAGCAAGGGCATTACATTTGCCAAAGACAACGTATAAAGGAACATTTACGGATGTAAATGAAAAATTGAGTTGGGCAGTCGCTGAAATTGAAGCAGCCAGCGCAGCTGGGATTGTTCGTGGGAGTGAGGGACGATTTGATCCATATGCTCCGATTACACGTGAACAAATGGCAACGATGATCGTCCGTGCGATTCAATACAAAAATAAGGGAGTTTTAGACAGAGTAAAAGAGAACGATGTGTCGTTTGCTGATGCATCTACCATTTCACCTTATGCTCGTGAAGATGTAAGATTGGCAACGCAATTGCAGATTATCGATGGAAAAATACAAAGCGGGCAAAGATTTTTCAAACCAAAAGATAAAGCGACACGTGCAGAAGCAGCGAAAATGTTATATAAAATGCTTCGATTGTTACATGAATAA
- a CDS encoding copper amine oxidase has product MFKKMITYVLVAFVSFSTMATSAEATNVRTVRIPIISNGKVLQTDTSPIMVNNRILVPFRAIVQSTGANVFWNANTKQVTVQKNKKVIFLTVQSSTAIINDQTVTLDAPPIIYKGRTFVPVRFIAEALDANVQWTGNEVRLSWSTLQTSAGAVYVNETKITNNAMTDGVYTYIPLKKLLTAIDVNVDWIETDETMRIRLSRGQMTITAGKKQLVVDDHEIVTPLAPIRLNDEWYVSASWVTSVFGAKMTRNGNNDLFFSVPRTTFRSPLLPITEASITVPQHVTTPSMADERRLLLSDNPEVLTATTVPLGQATLALDDVQGSFQAMNHRVFGWHVNNLGTHATVAIMIDNRSSSDIVVTDIKGTHRTSPNSWGHYDVGLPLAEAILRQSLATAPAVKVKAGTSAVIQAFDVSNNQLLGFLYDFTVQQESDVANYRIRTVVTNATANFSTISPTLAPIDSYATHPRGVWKGTTLETTLPTYTIDSEPVAYSMSNGKTDHLLSVANALSHPSETVHNPGHYGLTYRLSLPVQNETGEIKTIRLRFSGRGGAYCGAVKINGVVYLIPPLQPITQSAYIDYTVFSNQDVLSLELMHAGGAALPLGVEVSTVR; this is encoded by the coding sequence TTGTTTAAAAAAATGATTACATATGTACTTGTTGCCTTTGTTAGTTTTTCAACTATGGCGACATCCGCCGAGGCGACAAATGTTCGAACGGTACGTATCCCCATCATCTCAAACGGGAAAGTGCTACAAACAGATACTTCGCCGATCATGGTGAACAATCGTATTCTTGTGCCATTTCGAGCGATTGTTCAATCAACAGGAGCGAATGTTTTTTGGAATGCAAATACAAAACAAGTGACCGTTCAAAAAAACAAAAAGGTCATTTTTCTTACTGTTCAATCATCGACAGCGATCATCAACGATCAAACCGTTACACTTGATGCCCCGCCGATCATTTACAAAGGGCGCACGTTTGTACCGGTTCGTTTTATCGCTGAAGCGCTCGATGCGAATGTGCAATGGACGGGAAATGAGGTGCGCCTCTCTTGGTCAACTCTTCAGACAAGTGCTGGGGCAGTGTACGTAAACGAAACGAAAATTACAAACAACGCCATGACCGATGGAGTGTATACATATATTCCTTTAAAGAAATTGCTGACGGCCATTGATGTCAATGTCGACTGGATTGAAACAGATGAGACGATGCGCATTCGCTTATCTCGCGGACAAATGACAATTACGGCAGGAAAAAAACAATTAGTCGTTGATGATCATGAAATCGTTACACCGCTTGCACCGATTCGACTAAACGATGAATGGTACGTATCTGCTTCATGGGTGACGAGCGTTTTCGGTGCAAAAATGACTCGCAACGGCAATAACGATTTATTTTTCTCGGTTCCTCGAACAACGTTTCGTAGCCCATTGTTGCCGATTACCGAAGCTTCCATTACTGTTCCACAACACGTCACAACGCCGAGCATGGCAGATGAGCGTCGTCTATTACTAAGCGACAATCCAGAAGTGTTAACTGCTACTACTGTGCCGCTTGGACAAGCAACATTAGCGCTTGACGACGTGCAAGGATCGTTTCAGGCAATGAACCATCGCGTGTTTGGCTGGCACGTAAACAACCTCGGCACTCACGCGACCGTAGCCATTATGATTGACAATCGTTCATCGAGCGACATCGTTGTAACGGACATAAAAGGAACGCATCGAACGAGTCCAAATAGCTGGGGGCATTACGATGTCGGGTTGCCACTTGCCGAAGCGATATTGCGCCAATCGCTCGCAACTGCTCCAGCAGTGAAAGTGAAAGCAGGAACGAGCGCGGTCATTCAAGCATTTGACGTCTCAAACAACCAACTGCTCGGATTTTTATATGACTTTACCGTCCAACAAGAAAGCGACGTAGCAAATTATCGTATTCGCACGGTAGTAACAAATGCAACAGCTAATTTTTCAACCATTTCTCCTACGCTCGCACCGATTGATTCTTATGCAACCCACCCGCGCGGCGTATGGAAAGGAACAACATTAGAAACAACATTGCCGACATATACAATCGATAGCGAACCTGTTGCTTACAGTATGTCAAATGGAAAAACAGACCATTTACTTTCAGTAGCCAATGCATTAAGCCATCCGAGCGAAACGGTACACAATCCAGGGCATTATGGCTTAACATACCGTCTATCGCTTCCGGTTCAAAATGAAACAGGGGAAATAAAAACGATTCGCCTTCGTTTTAGCGGTCGCGGCGGGGCTTATTGTGGAGCTGTGAAAATAAACGGGGTTGTTTATCTCATCCCGCCGCTTCAGCCGATTACCCAATCCGCCTATATCGATTATACTGTTTTCTCAAATCAAGACGTTCTTTCACTTGAACTGATGCATGCAGGCGGGGCCGCGCTGCCGCTTGGGGTTGAAGTTTCGACGGTGAGGTGA
- a CDS encoding UDP-sugar hydrolase: MHNMKKWIMLACMFAVAFVLQPQASEASEYVTRGEFVQQLITTLGVDVKSEVKDLPFTDVDSQLAPYVEAAIRLGIASGKTDTTFAPNEKLTREQAYVFLIRSLQLRHHYATNVFKLYKDGATTKPWAQQSLAAALHLGLLQGYSDKTIRPQESLTAQQAKTILKRYETNIEKITFIHTNDTHGRIIANEKNGEMGFAKIAKIAQDARQKNKYTLLVDLGDTFHGTTYVNLNSGQAVVDLMNAMKYDAMVPGNHDFNYGQNRLLELKQAVQFPVVSGNIYKDGKPFLPAYTIKQVGNKKIALVGLTATDTAVKTNPAGIVGITFADEEATLKQLVSELKGKVDHIVVLSHSGLQTDEKLANNVSGVDVILGGHSHDTIEAPKKFKYAYVSQAFEYGKALGQTNLLFYKGKLIGVNGFLYRDHATKQEDAAIRSIVDTYKNTTDSTLQQVIATVHVNLDGERANVRTKETNLGNLIADAMRQALQTDVALTNGGGIRASIPQGEVTRNHVLTTLPFANTLVKVSMSGADLKKALEHGVRLYPEQNGGFPHVSGIRFTFDATKPAGSRVTSVEVNGQPLDETKTYTVATNDFIAKGGDGYDMFAASNIEFDSGELLSTIVMNYLQAQKPIPTVEGRITVVNP, encoded by the coding sequence ATGCACAACATGAAAAAATGGATCATGCTTGCTTGTATGTTTGCTGTTGCCTTTGTTCTCCAACCACAAGCATCAGAAGCAAGCGAATATGTCACACGCGGGGAGTTTGTGCAACAGCTCATCACAACGCTTGGCGTTGATGTGAAAAGTGAAGTAAAAGATCTTCCTTTTACAGACGTTGATTCACAACTTGCACCTTACGTCGAAGCTGCCATTCGTCTTGGCATCGCAAGCGGAAAAACAGACACGACATTTGCGCCAAACGAAAAATTAACGCGCGAACAAGCATATGTCTTTCTCATCCGTTCCTTACAACTTCGCCATCATTACGCAACGAACGTCTTTAAATTGTACAAGGACGGAGCAACGACAAAACCTTGGGCGCAACAATCGCTCGCTGCAGCCCTTCACCTCGGCTTACTTCAAGGATATAGCGACAAAACGATTCGACCCCAAGAATCGCTGACAGCGCAGCAAGCAAAAACGATTTTAAAACGCTATGAAACAAACATTGAAAAAATTACATTCATTCATACGAACGACACACATGGCCGCATTATTGCGAACGAAAAAAACGGCGAAATGGGATTTGCTAAAATCGCAAAAATTGCTCAAGACGCCCGTCAAAAAAATAAATATACACTGCTTGTCGATTTAGGTGACACGTTCCACGGTACGACATACGTGAACTTAAATAGTGGACAAGCTGTCGTCGACTTAATGAATGCGATGAAATACGATGCGATGGTTCCAGGCAACCACGATTTCAACTACGGTCAAAATCGTTTGCTTGAGCTAAAGCAAGCCGTTCAATTCCCGGTCGTCAGCGGAAACATTTACAAAGATGGAAAACCGTTTTTACCTGCTTATACAATTAAGCAAGTTGGCAATAAAAAAATTGCCCTTGTCGGTTTAACCGCGACAGACACAGCAGTCAAAACGAACCCTGCTGGCATCGTCGGCATCACATTCGCTGATGAAGAAGCGACGTTAAAACAACTTGTGAGCGAATTAAAAGGAAAAGTCGACCATATTGTCGTCCTATCACACTCTGGTTTACAAACAGATGAAAAACTGGCAAACAACGTATCAGGCGTCGATGTCATTCTCGGCGGCCATAGCCACGATACGATTGAAGCGCCGAAAAAGTTTAAATACGCATACGTTTCGCAAGCGTTCGAATACGGAAAAGCACTCGGACAAACAAATTTATTGTTTTATAAAGGTAAACTGATTGGCGTCAATGGTTTCTTATATCGCGATCATGCGACAAAACAAGAAGATGCTGCGATCCGTTCCATCGTAGACACGTACAAAAATACGACAGACTCCACACTACAACAAGTGATCGCAACAGTTCATGTGAACTTAGACGGCGAGCGTGCAAACGTACGCACAAAAGAAACGAACCTTGGCAACCTTATCGCTGATGCGATGCGCCAAGCACTTCAAACGGATGTGGCACTAACAAACGGTGGGGGCATTCGCGCTTCGATTCCACAAGGAGAAGTCACACGCAATCACGTGCTAACAACATTACCTTTTGCCAATACACTTGTGAAAGTATCCATGAGTGGTGCAGACTTGAAAAAAGCGCTTGAACACGGCGTGCGTCTTTACCCTGAACAAAACGGGGGCTTCCCGCATGTCTCAGGCATTCGCTTCACATTCGATGCCACGAAACCAGCTGGATCTCGTGTAACGTCTGTTGAAGTGAACGGTCAACCGCTTGATGAAACGAAAACATACACTGTCGCCACAAATGACTTTATCGCCAAAGGTGGCGACGGTTACGATATGTTCGCCGCAAGCAACATTGAATTTGATAGTGGTGAATTGTTAAGCACCATCGTCATGAACTACTTACAAGCACAAAAACCGATTCCGACAGTAGAAGGCAGAATTACAGTCGTTAATCCATAA
- a CDS encoding subtilisin, with amino-acid sequence MSRWLWLSFIFLFIPQVVWASEKEEWIVQVRHTSDVGHLQPYVVDTIGTFVKVAVTEEERENISRLPFVLNMEKNDIKRAAVDDPLFSEQWSLAMIDWHIPSLTSMNRLIGKQMIVDGREYVYDGKSFEGEHIVIALGEETLSRLSVTVDHIEGPWRIQVKDEAGALLGENEGELSRLDVILSRPSPTIHLYVTARNWTTAPRIVELKGVNHVIVAVVDSGVAWHEDLSDHVLYSVGVDYAEKQRYAHDTFGHGTHVTGMLAARINNSKGIAGLIGDAPVDILPIKVLDRYGVGGDFEIAKGVKYALDHGASVMNLSLAGQGETEVLKAVIEEAVKRGVHVVAAAGNSHMPTTNIYPASYPGVITVAAIDRQHMPLSISNYGWDVEVSAPGDFLISTYLSGYRALRGTSMAAPHVSALLAILRAMYPEEDAIQLRKRVWKTAKDVYWRGYDMYTGYGMIQWQQALALSAPLGIDWLNLQPGQPIEKNRTYILALSSSFVGKQGHLFVNGKLVHSFHVDREMMSFRLFDLTKQQGDVAVVITDEQQRVIASDTRATPIRPTPFSDVKKTYWAYSDILQAQQLGIIRGYGDGTFRPNHHLTRRESIVMLARLFDWEVPSLLSAPFVDVPLTTTNALLVATAAEKGMVKGTGGKALLHERLTRGQLALLLMRALQLENEPIRSVYPFQDVKQQEVWKAVQLLAERGIIAKAPYFHPHEPVTRAQMCAMIVRVSTFIRQHSTKSA; translated from the coding sequence ATGAGTAGATGGTTATGGCTATCATTTATTTTTCTTTTTATCCCACAAGTCGTTTGGGCGAGTGAAAAAGAAGAATGGATCGTTCAAGTGCGACACACCTCGGACGTTGGACATCTTCAACCGTACGTTGTGGATACGATCGGGACGTTTGTGAAAGTGGCGGTAACAGAAGAAGAGCGAGAAAACATATCTCGTTTACCGTTTGTGTTAAACATGGAGAAAAACGACATCAAACGAGCCGCTGTCGATGATCCGTTGTTTTCCGAGCAATGGTCTTTAGCGATGATTGATTGGCATATCCCCTCGCTAACATCTATGAATCGGCTAATTGGTAAACAGATGATTGTTGATGGACGAGAATACGTGTACGATGGTAAATCGTTTGAAGGGGAACATATCGTCATTGCGCTCGGAGAAGAAACATTATCTCGCCTTTCTGTCACAGTCGATCATATCGAAGGACCGTGGCGTATACAGGTGAAAGATGAAGCAGGGGCGCTGTTAGGAGAAAATGAAGGAGAACTTTCTCGTTTGGATGTTATTCTCTCTCGCCCTTCCCCAACGATTCATTTATATGTTACGGCACGAAATTGGACAACTGCCCCTCGCATCGTCGAATTGAAAGGCGTCAACCATGTTATTGTTGCGGTTGTTGATTCGGGCGTCGCATGGCATGAAGATTTGAGCGATCACGTGTTATATAGCGTCGGGGTTGATTATGCTGAAAAACAGCGGTATGCCCATGATACGTTTGGGCATGGTACGCATGTGACTGGTATGTTAGCTGCCCGTATCAATAATAGCAAAGGGATTGCAGGGCTTATCGGGGACGCCCCAGTCGATATTTTACCGATTAAAGTGTTGGATCGTTATGGAGTCGGCGGTGATTTTGAAATTGCAAAAGGAGTGAAATATGCCCTCGATCACGGTGCTTCCGTTATGAATTTAAGCCTAGCCGGTCAAGGAGAAACGGAAGTGTTAAAAGCGGTCATTGAAGAAGCTGTCAAACGTGGCGTGCACGTCGTGGCGGCAGCTGGCAATAGCCATATGCCAACGACAAACATTTATCCTGCCAGCTACCCTGGAGTGATTACGGTAGCGGCGATCGATCGACAACACATGCCACTTTCTATTTCAAATTATGGTTGGGACGTAGAAGTGAGCGCTCCGGGCGATTTTTTAATAAGCACATATTTGTCTGGCTATCGTGCGTTGCGTGGTACATCGATGGCAGCTCCGCACGTCTCTGCATTACTCGCTATATTGCGCGCGATGTATCCTGAAGAAGATGCGATTCAGCTTCGCAAACGCGTATGGAAAACAGCAAAAGACGTGTATTGGCGTGGATACGATATGTATACCGGATATGGGATGATCCAATGGCAACAAGCGCTTGCGTTATCGGCTCCACTAGGTATCGATTGGCTCAATTTACAACCGGGGCAACCGATCGAAAAAAATCGCACATACATTTTAGCATTATCTTCTTCATTTGTCGGAAAACAAGGTCATCTTTTTGTGAATGGAAAGCTCGTTCATTCATTTCATGTGGATAGGGAAATGATGTCGTTTCGTTTATTTGATTTAACGAAGCAACAAGGGGATGTGGCGGTCGTCATCACAGATGAACAACAGCGAGTGATCGCTTCCGATACTCGTGCTACTCCTATTCGACCAACGCCGTTTTCTGATGTAAAGAAAACATATTGGGCGTATAGCGATATTTTACAGGCACAACAGCTAGGGATAATACGCGGGTATGGAGATGGTACGTTTCGTCCAAATCACCATCTCACGCGTCGCGAAAGCATTGTGATGCTTGCTCGCCTATTCGATTGGGAAGTGCCATCTTTGTTGTCAGCTCCTTTTGTCGATGTACCATTGACAACTACGAATGCGCTGTTAGTAGCAACAGCAGCGGAAAAAGGAATGGTGAAAGGAACGGGAGGTAAAGCGTTGTTACATGAGCGGCTGACGCGCGGACAGCTTGCTTTACTCCTCATGCGTGCACTTCAACTAGAGAATGAGCCGATTCGCTCTGTTTACCCATTTCAAGATGTGAAACAACAAGAAGTGTGGAAAGCGGTACAATTGCTAGCGGAACGGGGGATTATTGCAAAAGCCCCATATTTTCATCCACATGAGCCGGTGACGAGGGCGCAAATGTGTGCCATGATCGTGCGCGTGTCGACATTTATTCGACAACATTCGACAAAATCGGCATAA
- a CDS encoding cell wall hydrolase, whose amino-acid sequence MLGKRRIYCLLIVFLALFSVPTHSWANTELKQEGRFVDVGDGHWAKNEIDFLANAQIINGYQTGQTSEFRPAQSVTRAEAAKMIVSALGQTEWKDGTLSFQDIPNNHWARGWIARAVQLGIMGGDGTANFRPNDSLSRAEMSIVLVNAFSLPSKGAAVEAASVFKDTTGHWALAHINRLYYHGIANGRDGNFFPKDAISRAEFATLLARTINDQFRLPLPDLIEQGKTNIQGMVTTATLNVRQTPSATGNIVGKLTKGQVVDVYDLNGYWAKIAYNGQFAYVHKTYLKLRNIAGSPVKGRIIVVDAGHGGKDPGAMSGGANEKTIVLEVAKLLKGKLEKAGATVVMTRETDVYPTLQDRVDIAKNNYAEMFVSIHTNSATNIAAKGAEVYYDSSTNPNGEESKKLAQFIQEEIVRMANMVDRGVKNSGLYVLRNNSVTSVLVELGFISNEEDRAKLTSAEYQNIYAEAIYQGIVKYYTSQ is encoded by the coding sequence ATGTTGGGGAAACGTCGCATATATTGTTTGTTGATCGTTTTTCTTGCTTTGTTTTCTGTCCCCACACATAGTTGGGCAAATACAGAATTAAAGCAAGAAGGACGATTTGTCGATGTTGGAGACGGTCATTGGGCGAAAAATGAAATTGATTTTTTAGCAAATGCGCAAATTATTAACGGTTATCAAACTGGACAAACATCAGAGTTTCGTCCGGCGCAATCGGTGACGAGGGCAGAAGCGGCGAAAATGATCGTCAGCGCTCTCGGACAGACAGAGTGGAAAGACGGAACGTTGTCATTTCAAGATATTCCGAACAACCATTGGGCGCGTGGTTGGATTGCCCGAGCTGTGCAGCTTGGGATTATGGGAGGAGACGGCACGGCGAATTTCCGTCCAAATGATAGTCTTTCGCGGGCTGAAATGAGCATCGTTCTTGTAAACGCCTTTTCTCTTCCTAGCAAAGGTGCTGCGGTTGAGGCTGCCTCCGTATTTAAAGATACGACAGGTCACTGGGCACTTGCGCATATAAATCGTTTATATTATCACGGCATAGCAAATGGGCGAGACGGGAATTTTTTTCCGAAAGATGCTATTTCACGTGCTGAGTTTGCGACGTTGCTAGCTCGGACGATAAACGATCAATTTCGTTTGCCGTTGCCAGACTTAATTGAACAAGGCAAAACAAATATCCAAGGAATGGTGACGACTGCTACGCTGAATGTTCGCCAAACGCCATCAGCAACAGGGAATATTGTCGGAAAATTAACGAAAGGACAAGTTGTTGACGTTTACGATTTAAATGGTTATTGGGCCAAAATAGCTTATAACGGTCAATTTGCTTACGTGCATAAAACGTATTTAAAATTGCGAAATATCGCAGGTTCTCCTGTGAAAGGGCGCATTATTGTCGTCGATGCGGGACACGGTGGAAAAGATCCTGGTGCCATGAGCGGAGGAGCGAACGAAAAAACGATTGTGCTTGAAGTGGCGAAGTTGCTGAAAGGGAAGCTTGAAAAAGCGGGAGCAACGGTTGTTATGACGCGCGAGACGGACGTTTATCCGACGTTGCAAGATCGCGTTGATATTGCAAAAAATAACTATGCGGAAATGTTTGTTAGCATTCATACAAATTCTGCGACAAACATAGCCGCAAAAGGAGCAGAAGTGTATTACGATTCATCGACAAATCCGAATGGAGAAGAAAGTAAAAAATTAGCGCAATTCATCCAAGAAGAAATTGTTCGTATGGCGAATATGGTTGATCGTGGCGTAAAAAATAGCGGGTTGTATGTGTTGCGCAACAACAGTGTCACGAGCGTGCTCGTGGAACTTGGATTTATTTCGAATGAGGAAGATCGCGCGAAACTAACGTCAGCAGAATATCAAAATATATATGCCGAAGCCATTTATCAAGGTATTGTGAAATATTACACGTCGCAATAG
- a CDS encoding S-layer protein: MVRRWILSVVSISVLLLAACEQEHARASEEQEIATAPWTEQQLADTNSRLNQIDEKVKQLEQQLAKIKTAADSPQVFKDVPISHWAYVPVTRLYRQNIVGGVGNDLFAPNQAITRAQAAAMLVRAFQLPLSNKPSIFVDVPDSHPFAREIMTAYEAGFVGGYPNNRFAPKESMKRQHMAMIIQRAFRLQATSAPYAGYKDVDDRTQGALEIRIISQHGIAEGDNGYFYPEQPTTRAHFATFMDRALQKNK, from the coding sequence ATGGTGAGAAGATGGATTCTCTCCGTTGTTTCTATTAGCGTGCTGTTGCTAGCAGCATGCGAGCAGGAACATGCAAGGGCAAGTGAAGAGCAAGAAATTGCGACAGCACCGTGGACAGAACAGCAGTTGGCGGATACAAATAGCCGTTTAAATCAAATCGACGAAAAGGTGAAACAACTTGAACAGCAGCTAGCAAAAATAAAAACAGCTGCCGATTCCCCGCAAGTGTTTAAAGATGTTCCGATTAGCCATTGGGCGTATGTACCTGTTACTCGCCTATATCGTCAAAACATCGTCGGTGGCGTTGGCAACGATTTATTTGCCCCAAATCAAGCGATTACGCGTGCACAAGCAGCTGCTATGCTTGTTCGGGCGTTTCAACTGCCGCTATCGAACAAGCCATCGATTTTTGTGGATGTTCCCGATTCTCATCCATTTGCTCGCGAAATTATGACGGCGTACGAGGCAGGCTTTGTCGGAGGGTACCCAAACAATCGCTTTGCGCCAAAAGAGTCCATGAAACGTCAGCATATGGCAATGATTATTCAACGCGCTTTTCGTTTACAAGCAACATCTGCCCCGTATGCAGGGTATAAAGATGTTGACGATCGAACACAAGGTGCGTTAGAAATTCGTATCATTTCCCAACACGGTATCGCGGAAGGGGATAACGGTTATTTTTATCCAGAACAACCGACGACCCGCGCTCATTTTGCGACATTTATGGATCGAGCGCTACAAAAAAATAAGTAG